The nucleotide window TCCTAACATATGTTATGCTGGGTTCCTGCACATGCCTGATAGCTCTTACAAACGTTATCAAGCCTATGACTGTTATTATGAGGCCCAAAAATGAAAGGCCCAAATATATCGGTATGCCGCTTACGATATCCGTTTCCAACACTTTTTTTAAAAAACTAAGTTCTTGAGAATATGTGATATAAAGAACCGTCGGGATCAGTGCTATCGCTATACCGATGACACATAAAATTATAGATGCTTTGTAAAAGCCCATACCATCTTGACCCTATCGCTTTTTATTAGTCGTAATATATATTAATGCTTTTCCCAGTGATTTCCCTAATAATCTTCTCGTATTCTATAGGTATATTCCGAACATTCCATTTTCTGGCAAAGAAACTCAATATGTTCTTAATGTCTCTTTCCAAGTAAATGGGTGCCTGCGGATGGTTCCTTTTAACCCATTGAGGCCAGTCTATCAGTACTATACTCCCATCGGTTTTAACTAAGACGTTGTAGACACTAAGGTCTCTATGGACCACGCCTGCATCATAAGCTGACCTAATAGCATCGATTATCTTTAGCAGGACTTCTTCAGCATTTTCAAGCTTAGAAATTGAAGCGAGCTCGTCACCCTCAAATAGTTCAGTTACTACAACGTGCCTCGTCCTATAGACCGGCGCAGGAACCGGTACTTTACCGACAAGCATCAACAAAGCTTTAAATTCCATGCGCGCAGCCCTAATGGATGCCTCTAAGTAGTTATGAGCTCTAATCAAAGATTCCCTGACCCTTTCGTATTTTTTAAAACTCGGCCTTCCAATCCTAAAAAACTTTACGGCTAGCCTCTTACCTTCTTGACTTATGGCCTCATAGACATCGGCTTCCTTTCCCATACCGATAGGCATACCCAGCCCGGATACTATTCCTTTTGAAGAGAGCGTCTTTAGGGCAAGAGCGTCTAAACCGAGATAATTCAACACGTATGCTGTCTTCTTGCCTTTCGGACTCCAGATAAGTCTTAGATAATGAAGTTTGTTTAAACTTCTCTCTAACTTTAACTCACTGAACTTAACCGATTGTAAGATGACTTGATATGGCACCTCACGAAATTTACTTAAATTCTTCTCCATGATGGAAAGAACACAATAATCTTCTTCCGTAAGTTCACTAAACCTTCTAGCGAGTTCATGTAAGGGCGTTGACATCTCAAGTTGCTTTCTTTTTCTATTCTTTACTTAAAGCTATTGTCACCTGCATCTGACCTATTTTCCACTCCTTTTTGTAAAGTTGCTCTCTTGACTCAACTGGCTGTTCACAGACCTTTAACTTTGTCCTAGTTTCTTCTTCGATGTATTCACTCATTTTCTCAACGGCTTCAACAAGCTCTTTAGAGTCAGACACTAGAATACATTCAACAACCTTGTCGATATCGAGCCCTATTTCTCTGCGCATTACCTGTATCCTCCTTATCAACTCATTGGCTAACGACACGGATTTTATGGTCTCTGTCTCGGTCAAGTCGACGTAAACTTCAGCAAAACGTCCATCATCATAGCTCAAATTTTCCGGCACTTCATCGAGGAAATTTACATCATGGTTTGTCAGCTCGACTTTCGTCCCATCCTGAAGCGTAAGTTTTGCTACGCCGTAATTTATTATATCTTCTTCAAGTTTTTCAGCTGAAACCGAGCGTACTATCTTTAAGACTTCGTTGAGCTTTGGGCCAAACTTGGGTCCGAGGGATGAAAGAACGGGCACGGCCTTCCTGCGTAGCCAATTCGGGCGCTCACCTACATCTAATATAATGAGTTCTTCGGTATTGGCTTGTGACTTCAGATAATCTTTAAAGCTATTTAGAGCCTTTTTGGCCTTCAAAGTCTTCGGAATTAACGTTATGGACTTAACCGGCCACCTGAGTTTTCTTCCTGCTTTCTGTCTTGCCGCAAGTATACTGCTCAGCACCGACTGAACGGTATCCATGTCGTCTTCCAACTCCTGGTTTATGAACTCCTCATCAACTTTCGGCCACTTCAGCAAGTGAACACTCTCAGGATCGTCTCTTTGCTTTACTGCAGCAAAGAAGTATTCAGAGATATACGGCACGAAAGGTGCCAGCAAAGCAACTAGTTTCCTCATTAAATAAAAGAGCACAGAATATGCCGTAAGCTTATCCACGGTCGCTTTCTCTACCCATATCTTACGCCTTATACTCCTGATGTAAATATGGCTTAAATCTTCTACGACGAAGTCCCTGAGGGCTTTAGCTGCCGTGTATATCTCTAAATCTTCAAGCGAGTCTGTAACAAGCTTCACCAGAGAGTTTATCCTTGATAAGATCCATTTGTCAACAATGTCAGCGTACTTCAGCATCGCTTTTACTTGATATCTTTCTGGATCAAATTTATCTAGGTCAAAGTAAGTTTTTACAAAAGCAAAAACGTTCCAAAGTATGTTTAACTCCTCGGCAATCCTATCAACCTCTGCCGGAATGAAATTAATTGTATCCCAAGGTTTAGCCTTTGAAACGAGATATAATCTCAAGGGATCAACACCAAATTTTTCGAAAGCATCCATAGCCCATACCACGTTACCCTTCGACTTTGACATCTTCTTACCTTCGCTATCTAGCACGTGTCCCTGGTTAAGTACAGAGTTGAAGGGCGCTCTCCCAAAGTAGAGTACCGATGTGAAAAGAAGTGTATAAAACCACCCTCTAGTCTGATCTATAGCCTCTGTTATGAAATCATACGGGAACAACTTTTCGAATAAATTTTTGTTTCTTAAATAATCAACGCTTGCGAAGTGGGCCACACCAGAATCTAACCAGGTATCAAGTACGAATGGTTCTCTCTTCATATCGCCACCGCAGTTTTCGCACTTGAAAACTACTTCGTCTATCCAAGGTCTTAAGAGCCTGATTTTTTCTGGTTTCTTTATAGCACTTTCAAGCTCGGATTTGTTGCCCACGACTTTCTTTGTTCCGCAATTCGTGCATACCCAGACTGGTAGCGGTGTGCCCCATACTTTCGTTCTTGATATGCACCAATCCTCTGCACCCGCTATCCAGTCCCCGAATCTACCCGTACCAGCCCAAGTGGGCTGCCACCTCACTTTTTTGTTTTCCTCCAACATCTTCTCCTTAATCTTATCGATCTTAAGAAACCACTGACGGCTTGCTAGGTATATGAGTGGGCTTCCACACCTCCAGCAAAACGGGTAGGTATGAACGACCTTTCCCTCTTTTACCAATAAACCCTTTGACCTTAGGTCCCGTAACACTTGTTCACTTGCCTGCTTGAAATGCATGCCAGCGTATGCGCCACCCTCTTCTGTGAATGTACCATTAGGTCTTATCGGACAGAATATCGGTATGCCCAACGATTTTCCAAGTTCGAAGTCCTCTGGCCCATGTGCTGGTGCGACGTGTACGCATCCCGTACCTTCATCCATCGTAACGAACTCTGCAGCTACTATAGTGTGAGCCGGGCTCTCGTGCTCCTTATGTGCAGAAACTTCTTCGGCAAGCGGATGCCAGTAACCTTCACCTACGAGTTTGGATCCCTTAATCCTTTGAACTACGTTGTAATTTTTCACACCCATCTCGTTCATCGCCCTTTCAAGTGCACCTTCGCCGACTATCCATATTTCATTTCCAACCTCGCACTTGACGTATTCCGTATTTGGATTTACTGCGACAGCCTCGTTCCCTGGAAGCGTCCAGGGCGTAGTAGTCCATATCACGACATATTCGTTTTTACTCCGTTTAAGTGGAAACTTTACATATACGGACGGATCCTCTACCTCTTCGTAACCTTGCGATACTTCGTGTGAAGAAAGCGGCGTCTCACATGAAGGACAATAATGAACAACCTTAAAGCTTTCTACGAGGTTACCGTCCTCGTATGCCTTCTTGAGCAAGGTCCAGACGTGCTCCATATAATTCTCCTTTCTAGTTTCGTACGCATTTTCGTAGTCAAGCCACAGCGCAAGCCTCTCAGAAGCCTTCCTCCAATGGTCTATGTAAAAGTCTACGAGCTTATTAGCTTCTTCGACAAACCGTTCAAGACCAAAAATTTCTATATTCTTTTTAGATGTAAAGCCTAGCTTTTTTTCAACTTCCAGCTCCGTAGGTAATCCTAAGCAATCCCAACCAGCTCTCCTCCAGACGTTTAGTCCTTTCATGGTCTGATACCTGAGCACTATGTCCTTGTACACTCTGCCTCTAGCGTGGCCTACATGCATGAAGCCGTTTACCGTAGGCGGTCCTTCTAAAAAAGAGAATGCGGGTGCGTTTTTGTTGCTCTCGAAAACCTTCCTTTGGACATCCCCCTCACGCCACCAGCCTGCTACTACTTCCTCAACTTTCTTTGGGTCATATCTACCTCGGAAAAGTGACAAATATGTCACGCTCCGTCTCGTAGTTGACTATGTATTTTAGAGGGGTTGTTAAATTTGGCGGTACATTTCACCTGCACGGATGGAGGTTATCTGTATAATATAGCTTTTCTTCTTTTGATTACATTTATACAACCGTAATCTTTTTACGGCAGAATAAGAATATATAAGTCAGCGCTTGACTGAACTCTTAAAACTAGAGTTACGGTCAGCAAAAGTGATCAATAGATTATCTAGATTTACCGTGCTAATAGAATATGGGAAAAAGAAACTTAAGGCCCAGATCAGAAACACCGGAAGGTTACTGGACCTAATATATCCGGACTCGAATGTACTCATCCAATTTAAACGTGGAGGTACGACCAATGCTTTAATCGTCGGGGTAAAGGTCGATACGGGTGTTGTATTAGTAGACACGTATCTTCAGGCCAAAAGTTTCGAGTTAGCCTGCGACCTTAATAAGATATCATGGTTAGCCCCATACCGGATAGTGAGAAGAGAGATTAAGGTAAACGGCTCAAGAATAGATTATGAGCTTTATGCGGAACGTTTAGGAAAGGGTTACTTAGAACTTAAATCTGCCGCTTATTTCTCGGGTGGATACGCTATGTACCCCGATTCACCCACGTTAAGGGGAAGAAGACACATCCTATTAATGAAAGAGTTGGCAAAGAGCGCCAGGAGTATCATAACATTCATAGCGACGCATCCATTAGCTGTGGGCTTCAAACCGTGCGAATCAGGAGACGCTTTCGTCGCAAGACTTTTACGTGACGCGAAAATGCATGGTGTAGAATTAAGAGCGGTGAAGATTTGCATAACGAATGAGAACATAATAACTCTTTATGACGATAACCTACCGGTATACGTCTAAAATAGATATTGCCTACTTGAGAGCCCTTTCACACTTCGGACAAAACACATCGTCTGGCGAAATGTTTGCACCACAGAATTTACACTTAAGCTCACCATATAGTTCTTTAAACCTCTGCTTTTCATATCTCCTTCCAATAAAAAGCGCAACTTCAAACATTAGGACGAGTGGTATGAACAGTATGAAGTTACCCGCCACTCCACCGTCTGGTGTTATAAGTGCCACGATTATATACATGAATATGTAGGCATACCTCCTATATTTCTTAAACGAAGCAGTTCCAACTATGCCAAATCTTATAAGGAGGATGAGAACCACAGGAAACGTAAAGACCATGCCCGTGGCTAATGCAGTAAAGAAGACCATCGTGTAGAATGACATGGCGGTAACGGTAGCTTCTATCTTAAACATCAAAGCAAATATTAACAAGAACCTCATTAGGGCTGGCAACACAAGAAATAACGCGAAGGCAACACCAACGAAGAAGAGGACTATGAACGCGGCCAGGAATGGATAGATAAGTCTCCTTTCATGAGGATAAAATGCGGGATTGACGAAAGCGTATATTTCATAACCGACAACGGGCATGCTTATGAGAAGTCCAAGTAATATTGAAGCTACGATCCATATCTCAAAAGGTGATGAAAGTTCGCCAGCTATCAGTCTAACCCCCTCAGGAAGTATGTAATCATTTACTGACGCTAGCACTCTCGCTATGATGGGTTCATACATTTCCAAGAACTGAACTGGGTTTGTGACGAGTGTAACAGGATCTGCAGGAAATGCCATCATGAATATCGTCGCGATTAATACCGCTATCACTATGTGCTTGAGCCTCGTGGCCAGCTCTCTAACATGCTCCCAGAAAGGCGCCTCCTTACCAGACGTCAGGTCGCACCTCCAGCTCTTTTGTTAAATATTCAGAAAAGTTATTAAAATAAATGTTTTAATTGTTTTGTAGTAAAGAAATCTACCGAACTATCACAAAAATTCACTGATAACCCATTTTACGAAGCCGCTCTTCTAAGTCTCCGATAGCCTGACGGTCTACGCCACTAACCTTAAGGAACATAACGTCGAGGATTGCATCGTATACTTTGACAGTCTTCTTCACACTCAGGTTTCCCATGTTAGCGATCCTTATAATTGACCCCTTCATGCTTCCCATACCGCCAGCGGCTACCACACCATGCTTAACC belongs to Aigarchaeota archaeon and includes:
- the sfsA gene encoding DNA/RNA nuclease SfsA — encoded protein: MTELLKLELRSAKVINRLSRFTVLIEYGKKKLKAQIRNTGRLLDLIYPDSNVLIQFKRGGTTNALIVGVKVDTGVVLVDTYLQAKSFELACDLNKISWLAPYRIVRREIKVNGSRIDYELYAERLGKGYLELKSAAYFSGGYAMYPDSPTLRGRRHILLMKELAKSARSIITFIATHPLAVGFKPCESGDAFVARLLRDAKMHGVELRAVKICITNENIITLYDDNLPVYV
- a CDS encoding AarF/UbiB family protein, producing MSTPLHELARRFSELTEEDYCVLSIMEKNLSKFREVPYQVILQSVKFSELKLERSLNKLHYLRLIWSPKGKKTAYVLNYLGLDALALKTLSSKGIVSGLGMPIGMGKEADVYEAISQEGKRLAVKFFRIGRPSFKKYERVRESLIRAHNYLEASIRAARMEFKALLMLVGKVPVPAPVYRTRHVVVTELFEGDELASISKLENAEEVLLKIIDAIRSAYDAGVVHRDLSVYNVLVKTDGSIVLIDWPQWVKRNHPQAPIYLERDIKNILSFFARKWNVRNIPIEYEKIIREITGKSINIYYD
- a CDS encoding twin-arginine translocase subunit TatC; translated protein: MTSGKEAPFWEHVRELATRLKHIVIAVLIATIFMMAFPADPVTLVTNPVQFLEMYEPIIARVLASVNDYILPEGVRLIAGELSSPFEIWIVASILLGLLISMPVVGYEIYAFVNPAFYPHERRLIYPFLAAFIVLFFVGVAFALFLVLPALMRFLLIFALMFKIEATVTAMSFYTMVFFTALATGMVFTFPVVLILLIRFGIVGTASFKKYRRYAYIFMYIIVALITPDGGVAGNFILFIPLVLMFEVALFIGRRYEKQRFKELYGELKCKFCGANISPDDVFCPKCERALK
- the ileS gene encoding isoleucine--tRNA ligase, translating into MSLFRGRYDPKKVEEVVAGWWREGDVQRKVFESNKNAPAFSFLEGPPTVNGFMHVGHARGRVYKDIVLRYQTMKGLNVWRRAGWDCLGLPTELEVEKKLGFTSKKNIEIFGLERFVEEANKLVDFYIDHWRKASERLALWLDYENAYETRKENYMEHVWTLLKKAYEDGNLVESFKVVHYCPSCETPLSSHEVSQGYEEVEDPSVYVKFPLKRSKNEYVVIWTTTPWTLPGNEAVAVNPNTEYVKCEVGNEIWIVGEGALERAMNEMGVKNYNVVQRIKGSKLVGEGYWHPLAEEVSAHKEHESPAHTIVAAEFVTMDEGTGCVHVAPAHGPEDFELGKSLGIPIFCPIRPNGTFTEEGGAYAGMHFKQASEQVLRDLRSKGLLVKEGKVVHTYPFCWRCGSPLIYLASRQWFLKIDKIKEKMLEENKKVRWQPTWAGTGRFGDWIAGAEDWCISRTKVWGTPLPVWVCTNCGTKKVVGNKSELESAIKKPEKIRLLRPWIDEVVFKCENCGGDMKREPFVLDTWLDSGVAHFASVDYLRNKNLFEKLFPYDFITEAIDQTRGWFYTLLFTSVLYFGRAPFNSVLNQGHVLDSEGKKMSKSKGNVVWAMDAFEKFGVDPLRLYLVSKAKPWDTINFIPAEVDRIAEELNILWNVFAFVKTYFDLDKFDPERYQVKAMLKYADIVDKWILSRINSLVKLVTDSLEDLEIYTAAKALRDFVVEDLSHIYIRSIRRKIWVEKATVDKLTAYSVLFYLMRKLVALLAPFVPYISEYFFAAVKQRDDPESVHLLKWPKVDEEFINQELEDDMDTVQSVLSSILAARQKAGRKLRWPVKSITLIPKTLKAKKALNSFKDYLKSQANTEELIILDVGERPNWLRRKAVPVLSSLGPKFGPKLNEVLKIVRSVSAEKLEEDIINYGVAKLTLQDGTKVELTNHDVNFLDEVPENLSYDDGRFAEVYVDLTETETIKSVSLANELIRRIQVMRREIGLDIDKVVECILVSDSKELVEAVEKMSEYIEEETRTKLKVCEQPVESREQLYKKEWKIGQMQVTIALSKE